The Streptomyces sp. NBC_00335 DNA window GGGTCCCCCGATCCGGCCGCCGGCCACTGGCGCCCCTTCCAGATCGCATTCGTGTTGCTCTGTCTGGCCGGCATCGACGACCCCGAGCACCATGACCGGGGGGTCTCCGACCTGCTGTGGTTCCCCACCGGTGGCGGTAAGACGGAGGCCTATCTCGGGCTGATCGCCTTCACGTCGTTCCTGCGTCGGATCCGCAAGGGAGCGGACGGTGGCGGTGTCACCGTCCTCATGCGCTACACGCTGCGGTTGCTCACCCTCCAACAGTTCGAGCGCGCCGCGATTCTGCTCTGCGCCATGGAGCGCATGCGGCGCCGAACGCCCGAATTGGGCGACGAGGCGTTCTCCGTCGGTATGTGGGTGGGGCGTTCGGCCACCCCCAACACGCTGGCCGTGGCAGGAGAGAAGCTCGATGAGCTGCAAAGGAATCTCGACAAGCGACTCGCCACCGAGAATCCCGTTCAGCTGCACGCCTGCCCCTGGTGCGGGACCCGCCTCGACGCACGGAACTACGAAGCCGATGAGGACGCCAAGCGGATGCATGTCCGATGCCCCGGCGCGGACTGCGACTTCGCCGACGGTCTTCCCGTCCATCTGATCGATGAGGCGGTGTACGCCGCACGGCCGACCCTGGTGATCGCCACCGTCGACAAGTTCGCGTCGATGCCATGGCGACCTGCGACCTCCGCGCTCTTCAACCGCGACGACGTCCCGGAGGGCGGCACTCCGCCCCCAGAGTTGATCGTCCAGGACGAACTCCACTTGATCTCCGGACCGCTGGGTACGCTCACAGGTCTCTACGAGACCGCCGTGGACGCACTCGCCGACCGGCCCAAGGTGATCGCCTCCACGGCGACCATCCGTCGCGCCGCCGATCAGGGCCGCCATCTCTTCGCCCGCGAAGTAAGGCAGTTCCCGCCCGCCGGGCTGGACGCCCGCGACTCGTGGTTCGCCGTGGAGACCCCCCGCGAGGAAAAGGCGACCCGCCGCTATGTCGGCCTCTTGGCCCCCGGCACCAGCCAGTCCACCCTCCTGATCCGCACGTACGCCACCCTGCTGCACCGGGCCAAGCAGGCAGAGACGGAGGACAAGGTGCGCGACGCGTACTGGAGTCTCGTCGGCTACTTCAACAGTCTCCGACTGTTGTCCGCGGCCGAACTCCAGGTCCATGACGACGTGGTGGCCTATCTGGAGATGCTCGCCGAGCGCGAGGGGGTGGAGGTCCGCTCGGTCGCCAACTACTCGGAGCTGACGAGTCGTATCGACGCCAGCGAGATCCCCAGCCGGCTCAAGGGCATCGAGAAGCGGCTGCCCGGCGAGGACACCGTCGACGTCCTCCTGGCCACCAACATGATCGCGGTCGGCGTGGACGTGGACCGCCTGGGTCTCATGGCCGTGATGGGCCAGCCGCAGACGACCGCCGAGTACATCCAGGCCACCAGCAGGGTCGGCCGCGCGCACCCCGGTCTGGTCGCGGTCATGTTCAACTCGACACGATCCCGGGACCGCTCCCACTACGAGAGCTTCCAGCATTTCCACTCGGCCCTGTACCGCGAGGTCGAGTCCACTTCCGTAACCCCGTTCTCCGCCCGGGCCCGTGACCGCGGCCTGCACGCGGTGATCGTCTCCCTCGCCCGCATCATGATTCCGGCCGCTCGACCCAATGAGGGCGCCGGCAAGGTGGAGTCGTACGAACACGTGCTCCGGGGACGCATCAAGTCGATCCTCATGGAACGCGTGGAGGCGGTTGCCGGGGAGGAGACCAGCACCGTGTCGCAGGCCTTCGACGAGTTCGTCGAGTGGTGGTGCGCCGAGGCCGATATCCACGACGGCCTGCTGTTCGAACCTCAGAGGGGCAGGCGCACCCCTTCGCTCCTGAAGGCGTACGACGACGAATCACAGGACGCCGAGGCATGGCCCACGCTGTGGAGCCTGCGTGACGTGGACGCCGAGACCGCCCTGTTCATGGAGGGAACCCGATGACCCCACCCCCCGCCCGCCGTCGACGGACCGGCGCGAACGGTGCCGCACCCGCCCACAACTTTCCTCGGCGTGGTGCGGTCCGCCGCGCCCAGGTGATCACCACGTACGGGGTCGGATCGCTCATCGCAGTCGACCACGAGTCCTTCATCGTCTCGGGACTGGACGAGGCTGAGCAGAGCTGGAACCGTGACGAGTCCCCGAGGATCCACGAACGGCGCCTGGCCCGAGTGCTCGATGTCGATTCCTTCCGGCTGCCGCCCGCTTCCGACGACACCAGCAAGGACGGTCTCCGGGTCCGACGCTTCCCCTTGATGCACTTCTGCCCCGAGTGCAACGACCTGCAACGGCACCGCGACTTCAACCCGCCCGCCGGGAGAAGCGTCTGCGGCACGTGTGAGGTCGACCTTGTCCCCTCCCGTTTCGTCGTCGCCTGCGAGGCCGGCCACCTCGGCGAGTTCCCGTACCGGCAGTGGTTGCACCGCTCCACGGACCGTGGTGCCGCGAGGGCGGCACAGTGCGGTGGGAAGCTCAAAATGCGCACGTCGGGGCGTACATCCTCGCTCCGCTCCATTCTCGTCTCCTGCACCTGTGGGCAGGTTCCCGAGGTCTCGATGGAAGGCTCCTTCCGCAGGAACGCGCTCAAGGACCTGGGCCTACGGTGTCAAGGAACCCGCCCGTGGCTCGGTGCGTCCGCCCCGACCCAGGAGTGCGGACTCGTTCTGCGCACACTTCAGCGAGGTTCGTCGGCATTGTGGCAGCCGGTGCTGAAGTCGGCTCTCTCCATCCCACCATGGAGCGACGGCCGGTCGGATCCGCTCGCCGAACACTGGGCAGCGCTTCGCGAGTACGACACACGCGAGCAAGTCGAGATCTATCTCAAGGGTGCCTTCAAGGGAAAGTGCCCCGTGCCGCTGGACGATGTGATGACACTCCTCGACGCCGAGCGCGAGGAGGACCCCGACGGCGACTCGACCCCTACCTTCGACCACCGCTACCTCGCGCTGCGCAACAAGGAGTACGAGCGGCTCCGCGCGGGCAACGAGGAGAGCGACCACTCCCACGACGAGCAGTTCGTCTGTGAGGCCCCGCTGGGCGACCAGAGCGGGCTCGACCCGCTCGGCGTCACCGGCCCCATGCTGGTCAAGAAGCTTCGCGAGGTGCGCGCTCTGAAGGCGTTCACCCGGCTCGTCGACGCCGAGTCGACGACCGACTCCGTGGAGATGCCGCTGTCGGAACGTCCCCTGCGCTGGCTCCCGGCCATGGAGGTGCGTGGCGAGGGAGTCTTCTTCCGATTGGACGAGGACCGACTCGGCGTCTGGGAAAAGAGCGTGGCGGTGGCCGCCCGGGTCGAGCAGATGCGTACCGCCCACCAGCGGGTGCTCGCACAGCGGGCCGATGACCCGAGCAGCGTCGTACCCTCCCCGGCAACCCCTCGCATGGTGCTCCTGCACACGCTGGCCCACGTCCTCATCAACGAGTGGAGCCTGGACGCGGGCTACCCGGCCGCGGCCCTGCGCGAGCGCCTGTACGCCGCCGACGACATGGCCGGGGTGCTCGTCTATACGGCGACGAGCGACTCGGCGGGCAGCCTTGGCGGTCTGGTCGCCCAAGGCGAACCGGAGACTCTCGGTCGTACGGTGCGTTCGGCCGTCCGCCGTGCCGAGTGGTGTTCGTCGGACCCGCTCTGCATGGAGACCGAGGCATCCGGTGCCGGCGGAATCAACCTGGCGGCCTGCCACGCCTGCGTGATGCTGCCGGAGACGAGTTGCGAGCACAACAACATCCTGCTCGACCGCGCCCTCCTCGTCGGTACCCCGCATGACCCCCGACTCGGCTACTTCGAGGGCATCCTGGGGCAGTGACGTCCCATCATCCGTAAGGGCACCGATGGTGATGGTGATCCGACGACTGGGCCGGCCGAGGAGGCGGATCCGGTCCACGCACTACACACGCAGGAAACCGGCATCCGAGGGCGACGGTTACGGGTGGTCAGCATGCCAATCTGTTGATCACTCTTCATAGTGGACCGCCCCTCAGGGCAGAACTCCGAGTCGACGACAAGCGTTCCCTTCTGGCAGACGCACTCCGCCTGAAGGGA harbors:
- a CDS encoding helicase-related protein; this encodes MTQVAGPHSEHYRVRDEELLVGLRRELLGPAQEAMPDDRDEVLAQDAPIDRYLAGVLYPRAADKAAKERKDEDAAEQDGLDAAPLLNREEVEESGSAQEVGASGDRRPSSMGLTFAVRPTISRVIVVSARAAAYVPTDADGTPVPARRAEARTTADQREQWRRRELAFPDEHIDVTRSDPRKTIQLTPEASLHVNVRPVDPVHNTVTVTVTLINGQKVGERDLQDAFSLFQCGLTVRAADGSTAFVERPAPAATHDAEIATSRLLHRHAPTFAVGHGCAAEWDWTPQPVGMTEAETPAVAEVRSQFVPTVEVLLTDSNPEIDSSALSMLGLAEHSDAEVLAALKDLATGYQHWIDSKSAEAEALTGGPHEKPAREQVKACGEALHRILEGIELLRTKPDLMHAFRLANRAMADQRARSKWVKDGRVGSPDPAAGHWRPFQIAFVLLCLAGIDDPEHHDRGVSDLLWFPTGGGKTEAYLGLIAFTSFLRRIRKGADGGGVTVLMRYTLRLLTLQQFERAAILLCAMERMRRRTPELGDEAFSVGMWVGRSATPNTLAVAGEKLDELQRNLDKRLATENPVQLHACPWCGTRLDARNYEADEDAKRMHVRCPGADCDFADGLPVHLIDEAVYAARPTLVIATVDKFASMPWRPATSALFNRDDVPEGGTPPPELIVQDELHLISGPLGTLTGLYETAVDALADRPKVIASTATIRRAADQGRHLFAREVRQFPPAGLDARDSWFAVETPREEKATRRYVGLLAPGTSQSTLLIRTYATLLHRAKQAETEDKVRDAYWSLVGYFNSLRLLSAAELQVHDDVVAYLEMLAEREGVEVRSVANYSELTSRIDASEIPSRLKGIEKRLPGEDTVDVLLATNMIAVGVDVDRLGLMAVMGQPQTTAEYIQATSRVGRAHPGLVAVMFNSTRSRDRSHYESFQHFHSALYREVESTSVTPFSARARDRGLHAVIVSLARIMIPAARPNEGAGKVESYEHVLRGRIKSILMERVEAVAGEETSTVSQAFDEFVEWWCAEADIHDGLLFEPQRGRRTPSLLKAYDDESQDAEAWPTLWSLRDVDAETALFMEGTR
- the drmB gene encoding DUF1998 domain-containing protein, which produces MTPPPARRRRTGANGAAPAHNFPRRGAVRRAQVITTYGVGSLIAVDHESFIVSGLDEAEQSWNRDESPRIHERRLARVLDVDSFRLPPASDDTSKDGLRVRRFPLMHFCPECNDLQRHRDFNPPAGRSVCGTCEVDLVPSRFVVACEAGHLGEFPYRQWLHRSTDRGAARAAQCGGKLKMRTSGRTSSLRSILVSCTCGQVPEVSMEGSFRRNALKDLGLRCQGTRPWLGASAPTQECGLVLRTLQRGSSALWQPVLKSALSIPPWSDGRSDPLAEHWAALREYDTREQVEIYLKGAFKGKCPVPLDDVMTLLDAEREEDPDGDSTPTFDHRYLALRNKEYERLRAGNEESDHSHDEQFVCEAPLGDQSGLDPLGVTGPMLVKKLREVRALKAFTRLVDAESTTDSVEMPLSERPLRWLPAMEVRGEGVFFRLDEDRLGVWEKSVAVAARVEQMRTAHQRVLAQRADDPSSVVPSPATPRMVLLHTLAHVLINEWSLDAGYPAAALRERLYAADDMAGVLVYTATSDSAGSLGGLVAQGEPETLGRTVRSAVRRAEWCSSDPLCMETEASGAGGINLAACHACVMLPETSCEHNNILLDRALLVGTPHDPRLGYFEGILGQ